In one Nitrospirota bacterium genomic region, the following are encoded:
- a CDS encoding UDP-glucose/GDP-mannose dehydrogenase family protein — MKVSIIGTGYVGLVTGACIAEMGNNVICVDVDAGKIEGLKKGIIPIYEPGLEALVLENFKIGTLAFTTDIKEALDSSEICCIAVGTPMGEDGSADLQYVLQVARDIGRNMSHYLVVVDKSTVPVGTAERVREAILEEQRARKVAIPFDVVSNPEFLKEGAAIEDFMKPDRVVVGADSPQALEKIKELYAPFTRSHERFIAMDIKSAEMTKYAANAMLATKISFMNEIANICERVGADVNKVRVGIGSDTRIGYSFIYPGCGFGGSCFPKDVRALERLAMESGYLPKMLRAVQEVNESQKLVLAEKVVKRFGEDLKSRAFAAWGLSFKPETDDTREASSITIINELTKRGARIKAYDPKAIEMARDFYLKDNKNIEYVDSKYTALTNADALLLITEWKEFRSPDFDEIAKRLKNRVIFDGRNQYNRERLQEMGFEYYQIGVG, encoded by the coding sequence ATGAAAGTATCGATCATCGGCACCGGATATGTGGGACTCGTCACCGGCGCATGCATTGCCGAGATGGGGAACAATGTCATCTGCGTGGACGTGGATGCAGGGAAGATCGAGGGGCTGAAGAAGGGGATAATCCCCATCTATGAGCCCGGCCTCGAGGCCCTGGTCCTCGAGAACTTCAAGATCGGCACCCTGGCGTTTACGACCGATATCAAAGAGGCGCTCGACAGCAGCGAGATCTGCTGCATCGCCGTCGGCACGCCGATGGGAGAGGACGGGAGCGCCGACCTCCAGTACGTGCTGCAGGTCGCCCGGGACATCGGCAGGAATATGTCCCACTACCTCGTCGTCGTCGATAAATCTACCGTGCCCGTAGGCACTGCCGAAAGAGTCAGGGAGGCCATTCTCGAAGAGCAGCGCGCGCGGAAGGTGGCGATCCCCTTCGACGTGGTTTCGAATCCCGAGTTCCTGAAAGAGGGCGCTGCAATCGAGGACTTCATGAAGCCGGACAGGGTGGTGGTCGGCGCCGATAGCCCCCAGGCCCTCGAGAAGATAAAGGAGCTCTACGCCCCTTTTACGAGGAGCCACGAGCGCTTCATAGCAATGGACATCAAGAGCGCCGAGATGACGAAGTACGCGGCCAATGCGATGCTGGCGACCAAGATCTCTTTCATGAACGAGATCGCGAATATCTGCGAGCGGGTCGGCGCCGATGTGAACAAGGTGCGGGTCGGGATCGGGAGCGACACCAGGATCGGCTACAGCTTCATCTATCCCGGCTGCGGCTTCGGTGGAAGCTGTTTCCCCAAGGACGTAAGGGCGCTCGAGCGGCTGGCGATGGAGAGCGGCTACCTGCCGAAGATGCTCAGGGCGGTTCAGGAGGTGAACGAATCGCAGAAGCTGGTGCTCGCGGAGAAAGTGGTGAAGCGCTTCGGCGAGGATCTGAAAAGTCGCGCCTTCGCCGCGTGGGGATTGTCGTTCAAGCCCGAGACCGACGACACGCGGGAGGCTTCGAGCATCACCATCATCAACGAGCTGACGAAACGCGGCGCAAGGATAAAAGCGTATGACCCTAAAGCGATAGAGATGGCGAGAGACTTCTATCTTAAGGACAACAAGAATATCGAATACGTCGATTCCAAATATACCGCGCTCACCAATGCCGACGCCCTGCTCCTCATTACGGAGTGGAAAGAGTTCAGAAGCCCCGACTTCGACGAGATAGCGAAACGGCTCAAGAACAGAGTCATTTTCGACGGCAGGAACCAGTACAATAGAGAGCGGTTGCAGGAGATGGGGTTTGAGTATTATCAGATAGGGGTGGGATAG